In Monodelphis domestica isolate mMonDom1 chromosome 3, mMonDom1.pri, whole genome shotgun sequence, the following proteins share a genomic window:
- the CA1 gene encoding carbonic anhydrase 1, with product MANLNWSYEGENGPEHWSKLYPIANGDNQSPIDIKTKEVKHDASLKPISVSYNPATAKEIVNVSHNFQVNFEDKDNQSVLKGGPFTGSFRLRQFHFHWGTADDHGSEHTVDGVKYSSELHIVHWNSEKYSSFSEAAEKPDGLAIIAVFIKAGQANPGLQKVIDALSSIKTKGKKAPFANFDPSLLIPQSSDYWSYHGSLTHPPLHESVTWIIYREPISASSEQLAKFRSLLSTAEGEKASSILHNHRLPQPLKGRQVKASFK from the exons atggcaaacctgAACTGGTCATATGAGGGAGAAAATG GTCCTGAGCATTGGAGCAAGCTCTACCCCATTGCTAACGGAGACAATCAGTCCCCCATAGACATTAAAACCAAAGAGGTCAAACATGATGCCTCTCTGAAACCTATCAGTGTCTCCTACAATCCAGCAACAGCCAAAGAAATTGTCAATGTGAGTCATAACTTCCAGGTAAATTTTGAGGACAAGGATAACCAGTCAG TACTAAAAGGTGGTCCCTTCACTGGAAGCTTTAGGCTGCGTCAGTTTCATTTTCACTGGGGCACTGCTGATGACCACGGATCTGAGCACACAGTAGATGGAGTAAAATACTCATCCGAG TTACACATAGTTCACTGGAATTCTGAAAAATATTCCAGCTTCAGTGAAGCAGCTGAGAAACCTGACGGCTTGGCAATTATTGCTGTTTTTATTAAG GCTGGCCAAGCCAACCCAGGCCTCCAGAAAGTAATTGATGCTCTAAGTTCAATCAAAACTAAG GGCAAAAAAGCTCCATTTGCTAATTTTGACCCATCCCTTCTAATCCCTCAATCCTCGGATTACTGGAGCTATCATGGTTCTCTGACTCATCCCCCTCTACATGAGAGTGTAACCTGGATTATCTACCGGGAGCCTATCAGTGCCAGCTCAGAACAG CTGGCCAAGTTCCGAAGTCTTCTATCGACTGCTGAAGGTGAAAAAGCATCCTCCATCCTGCACAACCACCGACTCCCCCAGCCACTGAAAGGGAGACAAGTGAAAGCTTCATTCAAGTGA